Below is a genomic region from Azoarcus sp. KH32C.
GCTCCGGCCAGTTCCTTCAGCGCTTCGACGCCACCGGCCGACGTTCCGATGACGATGATTCTGTGGCTTGCGTGCATCGTGGACCTGCCCTTGCGCCGTTATCGGGCGCCGCCGATCTCCCTGTCGTTTCACCAAGCAATCCGGGCGCCCGCTCCGTCTCAGGAGCTGACGGGACAGGCCTATTCCCCGACGTCCGCCGGCTCGATGTGCATCAGGACGAGTGGGGAATTGCCCTTGCCGGAATTGATCGGTCGGCCGCTGACATGGACGCGCTTGACGCCGACCCCCGGCATCGACAATTCGACCGCGAACTCGTCGAAGCCCTTGCCCTTGGCGCACACGTCTTCGAGCAGGTTACGCAGCCGGGGAATGCCCCACTGCCCGTCGCCGAGGTGGTAGAGCAGGTTGCCCTCGGTGTCCTTCATGCTGACGTTGAAGCACTCGAGATAGGACGGGTTGGCCGAGAGCACCTTGAGATTGCCGTCGAGCACGAGCATCGGGTGGCGGAAGGCGTTGACGATGCCCTGCGCGTAGTCGCGCGCTTCCTGCGCGAGCTTCAGGCCGCGCTTCAACTCGTCGATGTCGATGAAGGCGATGACGGCTCCCTCGATCTTGTTGTCGACGGTCTTGTATGGGCGAATCCGGATCGAATACCAGCGGCCGTCATGGGCCTGGCCTTCGATTTCGCGGATGTTCACGGTCTCGATGACGTTTTCGAGCACCTTGCGCAGATTGGGAATCTGGATGTTCAGATTGATGTCGCTGATCGGGCGCCCGACGTCCGTGCTGATCAGATTCAGATGCTTTTCGGCCAGTGGCGTGAAGCGCCGGATGCTCAGGTCGCTATCGAGGATCACGATCGGGATGTTGACGCTCGACAGCAGGTTCGACAGGTCGTTGTTGAGCTGCAACTGCTCGCGGTTGCGCGTTTCGAGCTCGTCGTTGACCGTCGAGAGCTCCTCGTTCACCGACTGGAGTTCTTCCTTCGCGGTCTCGAGTTCCTCGTTGGTGCTCTGCAACTCCTCATTGGAAGACAGGATTTCCTCGTTCGCCGAGCGCAGTTCCTCGTTGATCGTCTCGTCCTGCTCGATCACCGACTGCAGGTATTCCTTCGTCGACTGCAGTTCCTGCTCCAGCCCCCGCAGGCGTTCGGCCTGCTCGTTGTCATTCGTCCCGTCGCCGGGCTCCGGCCTGCGCTCCTTGAAGCACTGGAACACGACGAGAAAGAAGCCTGGACCGGCATATTCGGCGAGCGGGGCGACTTCGATCGTCACCCGCATCAACTCTTCTCCGCGCCTGAAGCGGATGCCTTCCTTGCGTGCGGTGGCGCGGGTCCTTGTTGCCTGGGCGACCGTGTCGCGCAGCTCCATCGCGAGCCCTTCGCGTGCCATGCGGAGCAGGTTGAAACTCGCCTCGCCGGGCGCCGGTTCGAGGAAGTCGCCGGTCTGGCCGCGAAACTGCACGATATCCATCTGCTCGTTGATGACGACGCTGGCCGGGCAGTACTTCTTCATCAGCACGCGGTCGACCGCGCGCTGCAGGTCCTGGCCGGCGAGGACGGCCGCCTGCCGTTCCTTCTCCCCTGGCGTGGCTTCGGGCAAGTTGAACTGCGGCGCGGAGAAATCGAAGTGCATCGGCGTCGTGATCGCCTTCTTGACGTAGATCTTGTGCTTGGCGTCGATCGTCTTGTACATGTCGGCGTACTTGCCGATGGTCTCCGCCACGCCCAGGAACAGGAAGCCGGTCGGCTTCAACGCGTAGTGGAAGAGCGACAGCGCCTTCTTCTGCAGCACCGGGCCGAGATAGATCAGCAGATTGCGGCAGCTCACGAGGTCGAGGCGCGAGAAGGGCGGATCCTTGACCACGTTCTGCTTCGCGAACAGGCACATGTCGCGGATGTGCTTGGCGATCTGGTAGCCCTGGTCGACCTTCGTGAAATAGCGGTTCAGTCGGCGCTGGGGCACGTCCTGCGCGATGCTTTCCGGGAAGATCCCGGCCCGCGCCTTCTCGATCGCCTGCGAATCGATGTCGGTCGCGAAGATCTGGATCGGGATGTTGACGCCCTGTTCGTCCATGTATTCGATCAGCGCGATCGCGAGCGAGTACGCCTCCTCGCCGGTCGAACAGCCGGCGACCCACACGCGGATCGGGTCGGCCGGGCTGCGGTCGCGGACGATCTTCGGGAAGACTTCCTGCACCAGCGCGTCGAAGGATTCCGGGTCGCGGAAGAAGGCGGTGACGTTGATCAGCAGCTCGTAGTAGAGTACGTCGACCTCGGCGGGCCGATCATGCAGCAGGCGCACGTAGTCGCTCATCCGGTCGATCTTGTGCAGCAGCATGCGTCGGCGGATGCGGCGCTGGATCGTCGTCAGCTTGTAGTAGCTGAAGTCCACTCCGGTGCGGCGGCGCAGCAGGATGAACATCTTGTTGAGGTGGTCCTCTTCATCCTTGTCCCTCTCGGACGGGCGTCGTTCAGAGTCCGTCCCGCGGCCGACGATGCGCGCCAGCTCCGCGGCGATTTCCTTGGGCGGCAGCACGAAATCGACGGAACCTGCTGCGATCGACGCATGCGGCATGCTGAAATACTTGGCGGAATCTTCGTCCTGCGCGAAGGTCACCCCGCCCTCGGCCTTGATCATCTTCATGCCGAGCATGCCGTCGGATGCGGTGCCCGACAGGATGATGCCTACGGCCTGTTCCCCCGCATCCTGGGCGAGCGAGCGCAGGAAATAGTCGACCGTCACCTGTGGCGTGCGCGGCGACGACGATGGCATCAGGTGCAGGGCGCCGTGGTGGATCGCGAGATTCTTGTTCGGGGGGATGACGTAGACGTGATTCGGCTCGACCCGCATGCCGTCGGCAGCCTCCGATACCGGCATACTCGTCTTCTCGGCGAGCAGATCGGCCAGCATGCTCTTGTGCGTCGGGTCCAGGTGTTGCACGAGCACATAGGCCATGTGCAGATCGGGCGCAAGATGTTCGAAAAACTCGCTGAACGCCTCGAGGCCGCCCGCCGAAGCGCCGATACCGACAATGGGAAAGACGTGGTTATGGGCGGTCTGTTTCGGAGAGGGCTCTTTCTTGGTCATCAGTCGATTCGATTGTCGTTGTCGGCGGCCTGGTGCCCTTGCGGGCGCGGTGGCGCGCTGCGAGAAGAGCGAATCATACGATGATCACCTCTCGGACGAGGGTCTTCATCGAGCATACGGCGTTCGCCTGTCAGGCGAAGTCGCAGGCGATTTCCACCGCGATACGCGTGCCTTCGCCGGGCTGCGAATCGACACTGAAGCTGCCGCCGGCAAATTCGGCGCGTTCCCGCATCGTCAACAGGCCGAGGCCTCGCCTCTGTCCCGGGCCGACAAGGTTGTCCGGTGCAAAGCCGATGCCGTTGTCGGCAATACGCAGCACCACATTTTCATAGCGCGTGGCGAGTTCGACTGCAACGCGGCTCGCCTCCGCATGCTTCGCGCAATTGGTGAGCGCTTCCTGAGCGATGCGGAACAGCAGCGATTGGTGCTCGGCGTTCAGGCGAATCGGGGAATTGTCGGAGGTGACGGAAACCTCGACGCCCGTGCGTTCGGTGAACTGCTGTGCGTAGCTTTCGAGGGCCGGCAACAGCCCGGCGTGGTCGAGAACCGGCGGCCGCAGGTCGGCGCAGATCTCGCGGATGCTCGCCGTGGTGTCCTGCAGCAGTGCCGTCAGATCGTCGAAGAGATGGGCGACGCTCCCATCGAGCCCCGGGGGCATCGCCGGCGCCAGCGACTTCAGTATGATCTCCATCGCGGCGAGGTTGGGGCTGGTCCTGTCATGCAACTCGGTGGACAGCCGCCGCCGTTCCATCTCCTGGACGGCGATCAGTCGACGTGACAAGGTTTCAATCCGCCGGCGCGCCTCTTCGCCATTCGTAAGCGCCTGCAGCAGCGCCTCGTTGATCGTCTGCACCTGGTCGTTCGAGCTTCGCAGGTCTTCGTTGGTGACAAAGAGCTCTTCGTTGAACGATTGCAGTTCTTCGTTCGCGAGCGTGAGCTGTTCCCGCAGATCGTGCATCTGCTGACTGAGGCGAAGGTTTTCCTGGTTGAATTCGTAAAGCTCGTGCCGCATCGACGTCTTGACGGCGTCATCCTGCCCGTCCGTGTCATCGAGCTTGCTGTCGCTGCGTAGTTCGCGAAATACGATCAGCGCGGCGGGCGGCTCCTCGCTTTGAAGGGGTTGTATCGTCACCTGGACTCGCCGCTGTTGCCCGGAGGCCAGGATCTCCTGGCCGGGCAATACGATCCTAGTCCGCTGCTGGATCGACTGGGCCAATCCGTTGAGCAACGCATGGTGCAGGCCGACCGGCGCCACGGCGTGTATATTCCAGCCCGCCTGACCGGTCGGAAGCTCGAGGTAGTTGCCGGTCCGCCCGTTGAAGTAGAGGATGTCTCCGGCCTCGTTGGCGACCACCGCTGGGAGTGAAAACTGTTGCAGCAAGACGGCGTCGGCCGCGGTTTTCAGCGTCGCTCCTGGGTGGCCCGGCCTCGGCAGGCGCCAGTTGCGCATCACGAAATCCAGAGTGCCGGCCTGAGGCGTGCCCGGCAGCCGTCGGTAGATGCGGCTCGGTCCGTCGACGAGCGCGAACAGCTGCGGCGCGTCCGCGATTCCGGCATCTCCGCGAACGGCCAGCAGGCCGTCGCGAAGGAGGCTGTAGTGGAGCAAGGGCAGCGGAATGTCGTGCGAGTCCGAGCCGGCAGTGCAATACACGAGCAGGTCGAGATTGGAAAACGGCGCGTCGGCCGTCGCGTCGTGCGCGGCGAAGATGATCATGTCGCGCAGCTCGCGTCGGATGCGGAATCCGCCATCTTCACGGCGGAAGAAGCGGGCAAGCCGCTCGGGCGACAGCTCGTCCGCGATCCGCTCCGGAAACCAGCTACGACGCGCCAGCGCAATCACTTTGAGATCCGGGTCGGAGGCCAGAATTCTCACCGTGGGGCGGTCGCATGCCTCGACCTCGTCGAGCAGTTCGCAAAGCAGTATCGCGACCGCATAGGCTTCTTCGCCGCGGCCGCAATTGGCGATCCAGGTGCGCAATGGTCGGTCGGCAGCATAAGCCGCCTTCACGCGCGGCAGGAGCGCCGACCTGAGCGCGGCCCAGAACTCGGGATCACGGAAAAAGAGGTGAACGGGCGGCGAACCGACACTGGTGCCGGTTGAGGCGAGGGGCCTCCCGTCCTCGTAGGGTGTCTCTCGCATGTTCAGTTTCGTTACCTCGGATCGATGATTCGCGGCCTGCGCCTGGACGCAGAACGGCGGACGCCGTCGCCATAACGTGGTTAGGGTACATGTTTGCCGAGATCCGGGCGTGCAGATTGCACACGCCTATAAGACTTTCTACATAATCCCTACCCCTTCCAGGGTATTCCCGCGGGGCTGCCCGTTCCTGTGTTGCGGCCGTCTACAATGCGTGGAGAGACGCGGCAGGAAAGCGGAAGCTTCCGCTGTCGGCGGAACCCAGTCTAATCAAGCAATTTCTGTTCCGAGTGTCGCGGGACAGTTATGCAGATCAGAGCATGACCTGGGTGCCGAGCTCGACCACCTGGTTGGCGGGGAGGCGGAAGTAGGTGGCGGCGCCTTCGGCCTGGCGGGTCATCCAGGAATACAGCGCGCAGCGCCAGCCGCTGAGCGCACCGGGGCCGTCGACGATCACGGAGCGGGCGACGAAGTAGGTCGTGAGCATCGGGTCGAGGTGCAGCCCGACGCCGTCGGCCCCTTCCAGCGCCTTCGGCAGGTCGGGTTCCTCGCGGAAGCCGAAATGGACGTCGAGTTGCCAGGTGTCCGGCGTGAGTTTCGTCAGGTGCAGGCGATCCTGCTCGGCGATGTAGGGGATTTCCTCATTGATCACGTGCAGGAACACCGTCTGTTCGTGCATTACCTTGTAGTGCTTGAGGTTATGGAACAACGCGCTGGGGACGACGCTGGTGTCCGAGGTGAGGTACACGGCGGTGCCGGGGACTTTCGGCACGTCGTTGTGCGGGGCGCGGATGAAGCCGTCCATCGGTACGTCGATCTTGCGCCGCTGGGCCGCGACGTGGCCCGAGCCTTCCTTCCAGGTCGTCAGCGCGATGAAGATGAAGGCGCCGAGCAGCATCGGGAACCAGCCGCCGGCAGCGATCTTGGTCAGGTTGGACGCGAAGAAGGCGCACTCGAGCAGTGCGAAGAGCGCGAGCCCGGCGAGTACCGGCAGGCGGAAGCGGCTCGGCGCGGCGAGCGTGATGAACACCGTGAGCACGGTCGTGATGATCATCGTGCCCGATACCGCGATGCCGTACGCGGCGGCCAGTGCGTTCGAGGAGCGGAATTCCAGCACCAGCAGCACGACCGCGATCAGCATCAGCCAATTGACGCTGGGAATGTAAATTTGACCACGCTCGCTGTCCGAGGTGTGGAGTACGCGCACGCGCGGTAGGTAGCCGAGCAGCGAGGCCTGCAGCGTCATCGAGAAGGCTCCGGTGATCGTGGCCTGCGATGCGATCACGGTCGCGGCGGTGGCGAGCCCGACGAGCGGCAGCACGGCCCAGTCCGGCGCGAGGAGGTAGAAGGGGTTCTCGACCGCGGTTGGGTCGCGCAGCACGAGCGCGCCCTGGCCGAAGTAGTTGATCAGCAGCGCTGGGCACACCAGGCCGTACCACGCGATGCGGACGGCCTTTGCGCCGAAGTGGCCCATGTCTGCATACAGCGCCTCGCCGCCGGTGAGCGCCAGGAAAACGGCGGACAGCAGCAGGAAGGCGGCGTGCGAGTGGTTGATCGCGAAGTCGATGGCGTACTTCGGGTTGATCGCCTGGAGCACTTGCGGGGTCTGGGCAATCGACTGCGCGCCGAGCACGGCGAGCGTCGCGAACCAGATCAGCGTGACCGGCCCGAAGAGCCGCCCGACGCGGGTCGTGCCGTGCTTCTGGATCAGGAACAGGCTGACCAGCACGCCGATCGTGATCGGCACGATCAGCGCGTGGAACTCGGGTTCGGCGACCGAGATGCCTTCCATCGCCGACAACACCGAGATCGCAGGCGTGATGATGGCGTCGCCATAGAAGAGCGCGGCGGCGAAGATGCCGGAGGCGATCACGAGCGCCGCGAGGTTCGCTTTACGTGAGGCGGTGCGATGGGCGAGGGCGGTCAGCGCAAGTACGCCGCCTTCGCCATCGTTGTCGTACTTGAGCACGATCCATACATATTTCAGCGACACGATCAGCATCAGCGCCCAGAAGAACGCGGACAGCGCGGCGAGCACGTTCGTTTCGCTCACGGCGAGCGCGTGCGGGCCGGTGAAGGCTTCCTTGAACGCATACAACGGGCTGGTGCCGATGTCCCCGTAGACCACGCCGAGTGCGGCCAGGGCGAGTCCCGCCAGATTGCTTCGCGAACCGTGTTCGTGTGCGGACATGTGGGTTCCTTGCGAGACGCTATACGGTTGGTGTCTGAGTGTCGAAACGGTAGCCGACGCCGATTTCAGTACGTAGATGTGCGGGCTGGGTCGGGTCCGTCTCGAGCTTCTGTCGCAGATGGCCGATGTAGATGCGCAGGTAGTGCGTGCTTTCCGCGTAGCCGGGGCCCCACACCTCGCGCAGCAGGTGGCGGTGTGTCAGCACCTTGCCGGCGTTGGCGATCAGCACCACGAGCAGGCGGTATTCTATCGCCGTGAGGTGCACCGGTTCGCCGGCACGCTGCACGGTGCGCCGCACGAGATCGACCTCGACGTCGCCGAAGCGTACCAGCGGTGTGCCTGGACTGGAATCCGGGTCGGCCCGGCGCAGCAGCGCGCGCACGCGGGCGAGCAGCTCGCCGACCGAGAACGGCTTGGTCAGGTAGTCGTCGGCGCCGGCATCGAGCGCATCGATCTTGTCGGCCTCGGCCGAGCGCGCCGACAGGATCAATATAGGCATGCGCGACCAATCGCGCACAAGCCGGACGAAGTCGACGCCGTTGCCGTCGGGCAGGCCGAGGTCCAGCACGACGAGGTCGGGCGGGCGGGCCGCGGCTTCTTCCTGCGCGTCGTGCATCGTGCAGGCTTCGGTCACGCGGTACTCGGCGCGTTCCAGTGTCTGGCGCACGAAGCGGCGGATCTGCAGGTCGTCCTCGACGACGAGGATCGCGGGTTTGGCGTCGTTCATGGCCGCGCCCCGGCGGGATCGACGGGTTCCGGTTCGAGCTGCGGCGCCTGTCCGCAGGGCAGCGAGAAGCGGACGCAGGCGCCGCCTTCGGGCGCATTCGAGGCGTCGATCTGCCCGCCATGCGCTTCGACGATTGCGCGGCAGATCGCGAGGCCGAGGCCGACGCCGGGTGCGGTCGATTCGGTCGTGCCGCGTTCGAAGAGGTTGAAGATGCGCTTCAGGCTCGCCGGGGGGAAGCCGGGGCCGCGGTCGCGCACCTCGACGAGCAGGGAGCCCGCGACGTCGGTGACGGTGACCGCGATCGGTGCGCCCGGCGGCGAGTATTTCGCGGCGTTTTCGAGCAGGTTGCAGCACACGCGTTCCATCAGCACCGCGTCGATCGCGACCAGCGGCAGCTCGGGCGCGAGCGTGACCGTGACCGGGTGGTCGCGCAGCGCGTCGCCCAGGAGCTGGATGCTCGCGCCGATCACTTCGTCGATCGGCTGCCATTCCTTGCTCAGATGCACCTTGCCGGCCTGTAGGCGGGCCATGTCGAGGAGTTTGTCGACCATCTCGTGCAGGCGCCCGGCCTGGTCGCGGATCGCTTGTGCGGCTTCGCGCTCCTGGTCGTCGAGGTGGCTGCTGGCCAGCGCGAGCGCGTCGGCCTGGCCGAAGAGCACGGTGAGCGGCGTGCGGATGTCGTGCGAGATCGACGACAGGATGGAGCTGCGTAGCCGCTCGGCTTCGGTTTCGAGCTGGCTCGCCTGGGCGATCTCGACGAAATGCAGGCGCTCCAGCGCGATCGCGGTGAGCGAGGCGACAGCTTCGAGCATCGAGCGCAGTTCGTAGATGTGGTCGTCATCGACGTGGGCTGCGACGAACAACACGCCGCGGCGGCGGGTCGATCCGATCAATGGCAGGATGAGGCAGGCGCCGTCGAGATTGACGGTGGCGCTGGCGCCGACAGTGTCTCCCCCGAGATAGACCGCTTCGATGGTCAGGAACTTGTCCATCGACAGCGGACCCGTGCTGTGCGGGAATTCGTGGATCTTGTCGTCGGCATCCGGCACGAAGAGGCGTGCCTCGCCGCCGGCCTGTTCGCGCACGAAGCGCACGACCTGGGTGACCGCTTCGTCGGCGCTCACGGCGCCTGCGAGCGTGCGGGCGAGGGTGTAGAGGGCCTGCGAGCGTTGCTCGCGCTGCTGTGCGTCGCGGGCGCTCGCCTTGAGGCTGGCGGTGAGGTGGCTGATGAAGAGCGACACCGCGAGCATCACGGCGAAGATCACGAGGTACTGCACGTCGCTGACGGCGAAGGAGAGCTGAGGCGGGACGAAGAAGAAATCGAAGAGCGCGACGGTGACGAAACTCGCGAGGATCGCCGGGCCGCGTCCGAGGCGTGCCGCGACGAACACGACCGGGAGCAGCATCAGCATCGCGATGTTCGTGATGTCGAACACGCCGCGCAGCAGCAGGCAGATTGCCGTCATGAGCGCGCACGCGAACACGGCGAACAGGTGCCGCGTGACCGGTGAATGGCGTTCCAGACTGTCGTTTTCCATGATCCGCGCCGCTTTCCCGCCACGGTGGCTTCGATGGATGCCGTCCGTGGCTCTTGGTGACGGGGCTATTCTGGAATGTGCCGGATAAAAATGGTGTAAATGCTGTAACGCAACATAAGGCCGGGCGGTGCCGATCAACCGTAGCGGCGGGCCGCTTCCACGGCGAGGCCCGCGCCGATGCTGCCATACAGGTCGCCCTCGACAGCGCGGGCGGCCGGCAGTTCGGCGGCAATGCGGGCGCGCAGTTGCGGCACGCCGCTCGCGCCGCCGGTGAAGTAGATGCTGTCGATCTGGTTGCGGCGCAGCCCGGCGTCGTCGAGCAAGGTGCCGACGCAGGCGCCGACGCGGTCGACGAGGCTGCGCGTCGCGCGGGTGAAATCTTCGCGGCTGATGGTGTGCGTGAGGCCGGGGGCGAGGCGGTCGAGCTGAAGTGTCGCGAGTTCCGCCGTCGATAAGTCGATCTTGGCCTGTTCGACCTGCAGCGCGAGCCAGTGTCCTTCGCGTCGGCTCACGAGCCGCGACAGGCGGTCGAGTTCCTCGCGGGCGGTCGCGTCGCGGTAGATGTGCTGCAGGTCCGCCCAGACCTGGCGGGTGTAGGCGAAGTTGATCGTGTGCCAGGTCGCGAGCTGGAAGAAGATGCTCGACGGGATCTCGGCGCCGCTCTTCATCCGGCCGCGATAGCCGAGTAGCGGCATCACGCACTCCAGGCTCAGTGCGCGGTCGAAGTCGGTGCCGCCGATATGGATGCCGGCGTTGCCGAGGAGGTCTTCCCGG
It encodes:
- a CDS encoding chemotaxis protein CheB — protein: MTKKEPSPKQTAHNHVFPIVGIGASAGGLEAFSEFFEHLAPDLHMAYVLVQHLDPTHKSMLADLLAEKTSMPVSEAADGMRVEPNHVYVIPPNKNLAIHHGALHLMPSSSPRTPQVTVDYFLRSLAQDAGEQAVGIILSGTASDGMLGMKMIKAEGGVTFAQDEDSAKYFSMPHASIAAGSVDFVLPPKEIAAELARIVGRGTDSERRPSERDKDEEDHLNKMFILLRRRTGVDFSYYKLTTIQRRIRRRMLLHKIDRMSDYVRLLHDRPAEVDVLYYELLINVTAFFRDPESFDALVQEVFPKIVRDRSPADPIRVWVAGCSTGEEAYSLAIALIEYMDEQGVNIPIQIFATDIDSQAIEKARAGIFPESIAQDVPQRRLNRYFTKVDQGYQIAKHIRDMCLFAKQNVVKDPPFSRLDLVSCRNLLIYLGPVLQKKALSLFHYALKPTGFLFLGVAETIGKYADMYKTIDAKHKIYVKKAITTPMHFDFSAPQFNLPEATPGEKERQAAVLAGQDLQRAVDRVLMKKYCPASVVINEQMDIVQFRGQTGDFLEPAPGEASFNLLRMAREGLAMELRDTVAQATRTRATARKEGIRFRRGEELMRVTIEVAPLAEYAGPGFFLVVFQCFKERRPEPGDGTNDNEQAERLRGLEQELQSTKEYLQSVIEQDETINEELRSANEEILSSNEELQSTNEELETAKEELQSVNEELSTVNDELETRNREQLQLNNDLSNLLSSVNIPIVILDSDLSIRRFTPLAEKHLNLISTDVGRPISDINLNIQIPNLRKVLENVIETVNIREIEGQAHDGRWYSIRIRPYKTVDNKIEGAVIAFIDIDELKRGLKLAQEARDYAQGIVNAFRHPMLVLDGNLKVLSANPSYLECFNVSMKDTEGNLLYHLGDGQWGIPRLRNLLEDVCAKGKGFDEFAVELSMPGVGVKRVHVSGRPINSGKGNSPLVLMHIEPADVGE
- a CDS encoding potassium transporter Kup codes for the protein MSAHEHGSRSNLAGLALAALGVVYGDIGTSPLYAFKEAFTGPHALAVSETNVLAALSAFFWALMLIVSLKYVWIVLKYDNDGEGGVLALTALAHRTASRKANLAALVIASGIFAAALFYGDAIITPAISVLSAMEGISVAEPEFHALIVPITIGVLVSLFLIQKHGTTRVGRLFGPVTLIWFATLAVLGAQSIAQTPQVLQAINPKYAIDFAINHSHAAFLLLSAVFLALTGGEALYADMGHFGAKAVRIAWYGLVCPALLINYFGQGALVLRDPTAVENPFYLLAPDWAVLPLVGLATAATVIASQATITGAFSMTLQASLLGYLPRVRVLHTSDSERGQIYIPSVNWLMLIAVVLLVLEFRSSNALAAAYGIAVSGTMIITTVLTVFITLAAPSRFRLPVLAGLALFALLECAFFASNLTKIAAGGWFPMLLGAFIFIALTTWKEGSGHVAAQRRKIDVPMDGFIRAPHNDVPKVPGTAVYLTSDTSVVPSALFHNLKHYKVMHEQTVFLHVINEEIPYIAEQDRLHLTKLTPDTWQLDVHFGFREEPDLPKALEGADGVGLHLDPMLTTYFVARSVIVDGPGALSGWRCALYSWMTRQAEGAATYFRLPANQVVELGTQVML
- a CDS encoding DUF4118 domain-containing protein, coding for MENDSLERHSPVTRHLFAVFACALMTAICLLLRGVFDITNIAMLMLLPVVFVAARLGRGPAILASFVTVALFDFFFVPPQLSFAVSDVQYLVIFAVMLAVSLFISHLTASLKASARDAQQREQRSQALYTLARTLAGAVSADEAVTQVVRFVREQAGGEARLFVPDADDKIHEFPHSTGPLSMDKFLTIEAVYLGGDTVGASATVNLDGACLILPLIGSTRRRGVLFVAAHVDDDHIYELRSMLEAVASLTAIALERLHFVEIAQASQLETEAERLRSSILSSISHDIRTPLTVLFGQADALALASSHLDDQEREAAQAIRDQAGRLHEMVDKLLDMARLQAGKVHLSKEWQPIDEVIGASIQLLGDALRDHPVTVTLAPELPLVAIDAVLMERVCCNLLENAAKYSPPGAPIAVTVTDVAGSLLVEVRDRGPGFPPASLKRIFNLFERGTTESTAPGVGLGLAICRAIVEAHGGQIDASNAPEGGACVRFSLPCGQAPQLEPEPVDPAGARP
- a CDS encoding response regulator; the protein is MNDAKPAILVVEDDLQIRRFVRQTLERAEYRVTEACTMHDAQEEAAARPPDLVVLDLGLPDGNGVDFVRLVRDWSRMPILILSARSAEADKIDALDAGADDYLTKPFSVGELLARVRALLRRADPDSSPGTPLVRFGDVEVDLVRRTVQRAGEPVHLTAIEYRLLVVLIANAGKVLTHRHLLREVWGPGYAESTHYLRIYIGHLRQKLETDPTQPAHLRTEIGVGYRFDTQTPTV
- a CDS encoding Hsp70 family protein produces the protein MHQPARACGIDFGTSNSTAGWLRPDAPTLLALEDGKPTLPSAVFFNADEETTAFGRAALAEYLDGYEGRLMRALKSLLGSSLIDGQTEVHGRALRFRDLLASFIGEIKQRAEAQAGRSFDQAVFGRPVHFVDDDAAADRKAQDTLEEIAHQVGFRDVSFQFEPIGAALHYERSLTREELVLIADIGGGTADFSLVRLSPDRAGSDDRREDLLGNAGIHIGGTDFDRALSLECVMPLLGYRGRMKSGAEIPSSIFFQLATWHTINFAYTRQVWADLQHIYRDATAREELDRLSRLVSRREGHWLALQVEQAKIDLSTAELATLQLDRLAPGLTHTISREDFTRATRSLVDRVGACVGTLLDDAGLRRNQIDSIYFTGGASGVPQLRARIAAELPAARAVEGDLYGSIGAGLAVEAARRYG
- a CDS encoding CheR family methyltransferase produces the protein MRETPYEDGRPLASTGTSVGSPPVHLFFRDPEFWAALRSALLPRVKAAYAADRPLRTWIANCGRGEEAYAVAILLCELLDEVEACDRPTVRILASDPDLKVIALARRSWFPERIADELSPERLARFFRREDGGFRIRRELRDMIIFAAHDATADAPFSNLDLLVYCTAGSDSHDIPLPLLHYSLLRDGLLAVRGDAGIADAPQLFALVDGPSRIYRRLPGTPQAGTLDFVMRNWRLPRPGHPGATLKTAADAVLLQQFSLPAVVANEAGDILYFNGRTGNYLELPTGQAGWNIHAVAPVGLHHALLNGLAQSIQQRTRIVLPGQEILASGQQRRVQVTIQPLQSEEPPAALIVFRELRSDSKLDDTDGQDDAVKTSMRHELYEFNQENLRLSQQMHDLREQLTLANEELQSFNEELFVTNEDLRSSNDQVQTINEALLQALTNGEEARRRIETLSRRLIAVQEMERRRLSTELHDRTSPNLAAMEIILKSLAPAMPPGLDGSVAHLFDDLTALLQDTTASIREICADLRPPVLDHAGLLPALESYAQQFTERTGVEVSVTSDNSPIRLNAEHQSLLFRIAQEALTNCAKHAEASRVAVELATRYENVVLRIADNGIGFAPDNLVGPGQRRGLGLLTMRERAEFAGGSFSVDSQPGEGTRIAVEIACDFA